One genomic region from Conexibacter woesei DSM 14684 encodes:
- a CDS encoding ferredoxin reductase, with product MFTETTKTRGPRLARRLLGSQLAQALTTPHGVDRYVELVKPAFSLRDVRAEVVAVRHATPRSVTLTLRCNDNWRGFRAGQHVRLSVEIDGVRHTRPYSPAGSEHTRELIEITAHAQPSGTVSPHLKASLAPGAVVGLSQAEGDFALPSQRPRELLLISGGSGITPVIAMLRTLCEEGHDGPVAFLHYAPDERYVAYASELGRLAAAHPNVRLLRGYTRAGGSHAGELAGRFSRDHLAAAGIDPATAQTYVCGPAALVEAVHATWAADGLEERLHVERFVAPAALADPDARGVATGAISFARSGAVAANSGSTLLDQAEAAGLTPQSGCRMGICHTCSCRKLEGAVRDVRTGEVSTAPDEQIQICVNVPLGDVTLDI from the coding sequence GTGTTCACTGAAACGACGAAGACACGTGGGCCGCGACTCGCCCGCCGGCTGCTCGGCTCCCAGCTCGCGCAGGCGCTCACGACGCCGCACGGGGTCGACCGCTACGTCGAGCTGGTCAAGCCCGCCTTCTCGCTGCGCGACGTGCGCGCCGAGGTCGTCGCGGTCCGCCACGCGACGCCGCGCAGCGTCACGCTGACGCTGCGGTGCAACGACAACTGGCGGGGCTTCCGCGCCGGCCAGCACGTCCGCCTCAGCGTCGAGATCGACGGCGTGCGCCACACCCGCCCGTACTCGCCGGCCGGCTCCGAGCACACGCGCGAGCTGATCGAGATCACCGCGCACGCCCAGCCGTCCGGCACGGTCTCGCCGCACCTCAAGGCGTCGCTCGCGCCCGGCGCCGTCGTCGGTCTCTCGCAGGCAGAGGGCGACTTCGCGCTGCCGTCGCAGCGCCCGCGCGAGCTGCTGCTGATCAGCGGCGGCAGCGGCATCACGCCCGTGATCGCGATGCTGCGAACGCTCTGCGAGGAAGGCCACGACGGCCCGGTCGCGTTCCTCCACTACGCGCCCGACGAGCGCTACGTCGCATATGCGTCCGAGCTGGGAAGGCTCGCCGCGGCGCACCCGAACGTGCGCCTGCTGCGCGGCTACACGCGCGCCGGCGGCTCGCACGCCGGCGAGCTGGCGGGCCGCTTCTCGCGCGACCACCTCGCCGCCGCGGGGATCGACCCGGCGACGGCGCAGACGTACGTCTGCGGGCCGGCGGCGCTCGTCGAGGCCGTGCACGCGACGTGGGCGGCCGACGGCCTGGAGGAGCGCCTGCACGTCGAGCGCTTCGTCGCGCCGGCGGCACTCGCCGACCCGGACGCGCGCGGCGTCGCGACCGGCGCGATCAGCTTCGCCCGCAGCGGCGCCGTCGCCGCCAACAGCGGCAGCACGCTGCTCGACCAGGCCGAGGCGGCGGGTCTCACGCCCCAGTCCGGCTGCCGCATGGGCATCTGCCACACGTGCAGCTGCCGCAAGCTGGAGGGCGCCGTCCGCGACGTCCGCACCGGCGAGGTCTCGACCGCGCCGGACGAGCAGATCCAGATCTGCGTCAACGTGCCGCTCGGCGACGTGACGCTCGACATCTAG
- a CDS encoding TetR family transcriptional regulator: MNTETPSPPRLTRREQKERTRNALLDAALRLLEQKSFGSLGLREVAREAGVVPTAFYRHFDSMEELGLVLIDDSFRTLRQMIRAARAEPQRPEHVIRRSVEILVRHIHEHRLHFRFIARERSSGVPALRQAIRTEIRLFSSELAIDLARFPYLDRWPAEDLGVVATLIVNTMVSTAEGIIDAPTDSREGEDEVIRQTEKQLLLIALGISVWRSP; the protein is encoded by the coding sequence GTGAACACCGAGACACCCAGCCCCCCACGTCTGACCCGGAGAGAGCAGAAGGAGCGCACCCGCAACGCGCTGCTGGACGCGGCGCTGCGCCTGCTGGAGCAGAAGAGCTTCGGCAGCCTCGGTCTGCGCGAGGTGGCGCGCGAGGCCGGCGTCGTGCCGACCGCCTTCTACCGTCACTTCGACTCGATGGAGGAGCTGGGGCTCGTCCTGATCGACGACTCCTTCCGAACACTGCGGCAGATGATCCGCGCAGCACGCGCCGAGCCGCAGAGACCGGAGCACGTGATCCGCCGCTCGGTCGAGATCCTCGTCCGCCACATCCATGAGCACCGGCTCCACTTCCGCTTCATCGCGCGCGAGCGCTCCAGCGGCGTGCCGGCGCTGCGTCAGGCGATCCGCACCGAGATCCGCCTCTTCTCCAGCGAGCTGGCGATCGACCTCGCGCGCTTCCCCTACCTCGACAGATGGCCGGCGGAGGACCTCGGCGTCGTCGCGACGCTGATCGTCAACACGATGGTCTCGACCGCCGAGGGGATCATCGACGCCCCGACCGACAGTCGCGAGGGCGAGGACGAGGTGATCCGCCAGACCGAGAAGCAGCTGCTGCTGATCGCGCTCGGCATCTCGGTCTGGCGCAGCCCGTAG
- a CDS encoding ABC transporter substrate-binding protein, translating into MTAGRKRAARTRLTLTVAAIGAAALLAAGCGEDSSGSGSAAAAPPVVTTADGRAPTVEQLRSRLEGRSITIGSAAFPNPSLVGLYKVAEILRADFGLDVELRLLDSAPLTAALLSGDVQLGHVSLAGLASAVEAGGKLRAIAGDDQKNIFLVTARAPIRSIEELKGKKFAISQSLTSIVGQTAAKCFRDAGLDVQKDTQLLQLDNVGSIVEGLESGTFDGGVSATFRQIELDERSPGEWNVLCNGWEADPQLNDVVAANEQWLADNGDVAQAVAIAELQAARWTKQDPAGWQALAIEQLDGLTPAQARANYGVLVEQLDDWPVNGSLDRELCDYTLRTSKEVGALRDELACDDLVTFQYQDAAVALLGKR; encoded by the coding sequence ATGACGGCTGGCCGGAAGCGCGCCGCGCGCACACGGCTCACGCTCACGGTTGCGGCGATCGGCGCCGCGGCGCTGCTCGCCGCCGGCTGCGGCGAGGACTCCTCCGGCTCCGGCTCGGCCGCGGCCGCCCCGCCGGTCGTGACGACCGCCGACGGCAGAGCGCCGACCGTCGAGCAGCTGCGCTCCAGACTGGAAGGCAGAAGCATCACGATCGGCTCCGCCGCCTTCCCGAACCCGTCGCTCGTCGGCCTCTACAAGGTCGCCGAGATCCTCAGAGCCGACTTCGGGCTGGACGTCGAGCTGCGCCTGCTCGACTCCGCGCCGCTGACCGCCGCGCTGCTGTCCGGCGACGTCCAGCTCGGCCACGTCTCGCTGGCGGGCCTGGCGTCCGCGGTCGAGGCGGGCGGCAAGCTGCGCGCGATCGCCGGCGACGATCAGAAGAACATCTTCCTCGTCACCGCGAGAGCACCGATCAGATCGATCGAGGAGCTGAAGGGGAAGAAGTTCGCGATCTCGCAGAGCCTCACCTCGATCGTCGGGCAGACGGCGGCGAAGTGCTTCAGAGACGCCGGTCTCGACGTGCAGAAGGACACGCAGCTGCTGCAGCTCGACAACGTCGGCTCGATCGTCGAAGGGCTCGAGTCCGGCACGTTCGACGGCGGCGTCTCCGCGACGTTCCGGCAGATCGAGCTGGACGAGAGATCGCCCGGCGAGTGGAACGTGCTGTGCAACGGCTGGGAGGCCGACCCGCAGCTCAACGACGTCGTCGCCGCCAACGAGCAGTGGCTCGCCGACAACGGCGACGTCGCGCAGGCGGTCGCGATCGCCGAGCTGCAGGCCGCCCGCTGGACGAAGCAGGATCCGGCCGGCTGGCAGGCGCTTGCGATCGAGCAGCTCGACGGGCTGACGCCCGCGCAGGCGAGAGCCAACTACGGCGTCCTCGTCGAGCAGCTCGACGACTGGCCCGTCAACGGCTCGCTCGACCGCGAGCTGTGCGACTACACGCTCAGAACGTCGAAGGAGGTCGGCGCGCTGCGAGACGAGCTCGCCTGCGACGACCTCGTCACGTTCCAGTACCAGGACGCCGCAGTCGCGCTGCTCGGGAAGAGATAG
- a CDS encoding sensor histidine kinase, with product MATPVDPSAAPIAPAAPVAPAAAAALPRWHGALLPSDLREQRGGKRSARDWIVDVTMFVLALLIGALILSETSGQLSDERIALDILLGLIACSSLWLRRSHPFGIALFTGVIGIAFSMAAGAGLVAYFGAVLRVSPRAIGALTLLALGAAFLTPLLYDNPESYLFEVSFGLLVTAIALGWGLFVRAQRELVRSLHDRAAQLQSEQRLRVEQAREAERRRIAREMHDVLAHRISLLSLHAGALEFRPDAPREEISEAAGVVRATAHAALEDLRDVIGVLRDDDGEAEAGMPEPPQPTLAQVPALVQESRDAGMRVRCGIDLGGRERDALPDTLGRTVYRVVQEGLTNARKHAPGAAVEVEIAAAEDPDRLVVAVLSRRSVVAVAAAEPLPGAGTGLVGLAERVTLAGGELEHGPDARGDFRLLATLPLAAARGDGR from the coding sequence GTGGCCACGCCCGTCGATCCGTCCGCCGCGCCCATCGCGCCTGCCGCGCCCGTCGCGCCAGCCGCAGCCGCCGCGCTCCCGCGCTGGCACGGCGCGCTGCTGCCGAGCGACCTGCGCGAGCAGCGTGGCGGGAAGCGCTCCGCGCGCGACTGGATCGTCGACGTGACGATGTTCGTGCTCGCGCTGCTGATAGGCGCACTGATACTGAGCGAGACCTCCGGCCAGCTGTCCGACGAGCGCATCGCGCTCGACATCCTGCTCGGGCTGATCGCCTGCAGCTCGCTGTGGCTGCGCCGCTCGCACCCGTTCGGCATCGCGCTGTTCACGGGCGTGATCGGGATCGCCTTCTCGATGGCGGCCGGCGCCGGGCTGGTCGCCTACTTCGGCGCCGTGCTGCGCGTCTCGCCGCGCGCGATCGGCGCGCTGACACTGCTCGCGCTCGGCGCCGCGTTCCTCACGCCGCTGCTCTACGACAATCCCGAGTCCTATCTGTTCGAGGTCAGCTTCGGGCTGCTCGTGACGGCGATCGCGCTCGGCTGGGGGCTGTTCGTGCGCGCGCAGCGCGAGCTGGTGCGCTCGCTGCACGACCGCGCGGCGCAGCTGCAGTCCGAGCAGCGGCTGCGGGTCGAGCAGGCGCGCGAGGCCGAGCGGCGCCGGATCGCGCGCGAGATGCACGACGTGCTCGCCCACCGCATCTCGCTGCTGAGCCTGCACGCGGGCGCGCTGGAGTTCCGTCCCGACGCGCCGCGGGAGGAGATCTCCGAGGCGGCCGGCGTCGTGCGCGCGACCGCGCACGCGGCGTTGGAGGATCTGCGCGACGTGATCGGCGTGCTGCGCGACGATGACGGCGAGGCCGAGGCCGGCATGCCTGAGCCGCCGCAGCCGACGCTCGCGCAGGTGCCGGCGCTGGTGCAGGAGTCGCGCGACGCCGGCATGCGCGTCCGCTGCGGGATCGACCTCGGCGGACGCGAGCGCGACGCGCTGCCCGACACGCTTGGGCGGACGGTCTACCGCGTCGTGCAGGAAGGGCTGACGAACGCGCGCAAGCACGCGCCCGGCGCCGCCGTCGAAGTCGAGATCGCCGCGGCGGAGGATCCCGACAGGCTCGTCGTCGCGGTCCTCAGCCGCCGCTCGGTCGTCGCGGTCGCTGCGGCCGAGCCCCTGCCGGGCGCCGGGACCGGGCTCGTCGGCCTCGCCGAGCGGGTCACGCTGGCGGGCGGAGAGCTGGAGCACGGGCCCGACGCGCGCGGCGACTTCAGGCTGCTGGCGACGCTCCCGCTCGCCGCCGCGAGAGGCGACGGCAGATGA
- a CDS encoding SDR family NAD(P)-dependent oxidoreductase: MAHGTVVNGRTAVVTGAASGIGRALAQRLAANGCPVALCDWDQEGLEETAAAISGPVLTRRLDVSDRHGQMAFAAEVKEWAPAPIGLVANNAGVTVSQTAADAAVEDDEWVLNINFWGVVHGTRAFLPILLAQGDGAIVNVSSVFGLIGFPTQSAYCASKFAVRGYTESLRHELRDTRVRAITVHPGGIKTNIVKNARFHVDDQGNRDHGAMADEFARIARTSPASAAKTIHTGVEKGKDRILIGPDAAVISLLSRAAPVRYFDVMERAMGLVRR; this comes from the coding sequence ATGGCTCATGGAACAGTGGTCAACGGCCGCACCGCCGTCGTCACCGGCGCGGCATCGGGGATAGGGCGCGCGCTGGCGCAGCGACTCGCCGCCAACGGCTGTCCCGTCGCGCTCTGCGACTGGGACCAGGAGGGGCTGGAGGAGACCGCCGCAGCGATCTCCGGGCCGGTCCTCACGCGCAGACTCGACGTCAGCGACCGGCACGGCCAGATGGCGTTCGCAGCCGAGGTCAAGGAGTGGGCGCCGGCGCCGATCGGCCTCGTCGCCAACAACGCCGGCGTGACCGTCTCGCAGACGGCCGCCGACGCCGCCGTCGAGGACGACGAGTGGGTGCTCAACATCAACTTCTGGGGCGTCGTGCACGGCACGCGCGCCTTCCTGCCGATCCTGCTCGCGCAGGGCGACGGCGCGATCGTCAACGTCTCGAGCGTCTTCGGCCTGATCGGCTTCCCGACGCAGAGCGCATACTGCGCCTCGAAGTTCGCCGTCCGCGGCTACACCGAGTCGCTGCGCCACGAGCTGCGCGACACGCGCGTGCGGGCGATCACCGTCCACCCCGGCGGGATCAAGACGAACATCGTCAAGAACGCCCGCTTCCACGTCGACGACCAGGGCAACAGAGACCACGGGGCGATGGCGGACGAGTTCGCCAGAATCGCGCGGACCTCGCCGGCGAGCGCCGCGAAGACGATCCACACCGGCGTCGAGAAGGGCAAGGACCGCATCCTGATCGGCCCCGACGCCGCCGTCATATCGCTCCTGTCGCGTGCGGCGCCGGTGCGCTACTTCGACGTGATGGAGCGCGCGATGGGGCTCGTCCGCCGCTGA
- a CDS encoding ATP-binding cassette domain-containing protein, with amino-acid sequence MIESDGLTKRLGGRAVVQDVSFRCEPGTVTGFLGPNGAGKTTTMRMLVGLSEPDAGSATILDTSYRALPNPGRRVGILLDAAAQHAGRRGREALAVSAQLMGVEEQRVDELLDRVGLERSAASKRVRQYSLGMRQRLGLAHALLGDPEVLILDEPANGLDPEGMRWMRELLRDFADRGGTVLLSSHLLREVEAVADRMVIIGNGKIVAQGTRDELLSGGGTLVRASDVTALRAALDIAELAAHPATDGGFLVDAEPEDVGRAALAGGVVLSHLGPSESAGLEKLFFDLTAESPADAAPASDTDLVEASA; translated from the coding sequence ATGATCGAATCGGATGGCCTCACCAAGCGCCTGGGCGGGCGGGCCGTCGTCCAGGACGTCTCGTTCCGCTGCGAGCCCGGCACCGTGACGGGGTTCCTCGGGCCCAACGGCGCCGGCAAGACGACGACGATGCGGATGCTGGTCGGACTGTCCGAGCCGGACGCCGGCAGTGCGACGATCCTCGACACCTCCTACCGCGCGCTGCCGAACCCCGGCCGCCGCGTCGGGATCCTGCTCGACGCCGCCGCGCAGCATGCCGGCCGCCGCGGCCGCGAGGCGCTGGCCGTGTCGGCCCAGCTGATGGGCGTCGAGGAGCAGCGCGTCGACGAGCTGCTGGATCGCGTCGGGCTGGAGCGCAGCGCCGCGAGCAAGCGCGTGCGGCAGTACTCGCTCGGCATGCGCCAGCGGCTCGGGCTCGCACACGCGCTGCTCGGCGATCCGGAGGTGCTGATCCTCGACGAGCCCGCCAACGGGCTCGACCCGGAGGGCATGCGCTGGATGCGCGAGCTGCTGCGCGACTTCGCCGACCGCGGCGGGACCGTCCTGCTCTCCTCCCACCTGCTGCGCGAGGTCGAGGCGGTCGCCGACCGGATGGTGATCATCGGCAACGGGAAGATCGTCGCGCAGGGCACGCGCGACGAGCTGCTGTCCGGCGGCGGCACGCTCGTGCGCGCGAGCGACGTGACGGCGTTGCGCGCCGCGCTCGACATCGCCGAGCTGGCCGCGCACCCGGCGACCGACGGCGGCTTCCTCGTCGACGCCGAGCCCGAGGACGTCGGCCGCGCCGCGCTCGCCGGCGGCGTCGTGCTGAGTCACCTCGGCCCGTCCGAGAGCGCCGGCCTCGAGAAGCTCTTCTTCGACCTCACCGCGGAGTCGCCGGCCGACGCCGCGCCCGCGTCCGACACCGACCTCGTGGAGGCCTCCGCATGA
- a CDS encoding WD40/YVTN/BNR-like repeat-containing protein yields MFLKRALTASLLAAALAAPASASANVQVGSSGWEWGNPLPQGNTLRATSFAGTTGYAVGDFGTLLKTTDGGGTWSGLRVSTFAPLTIVQTLDANTVLAGGGCVARRSTDGGRTFTSIAFTPVETSCRASLTDMSFASPTVGFLLLSDGSVFSTDDGGTQFTPRTAVPGTAAAGGSVAPASVAFTGPATGFAATTDGRIFATTDGAVSWRVVAETGRAIRQLSFADPAHGFAVGQNGLFARTVDGGQRWTPKDLGAGALDYTAIRCANAELCVLSTATGAQLVRTSDAGETAGAVITPSTDPIYAAAFASPTRIAAVGASGSTVVSDDAGTTFRAIGGRLTGSYGAVYDGAARGSAFALGEAGALAKTLDGGRTWTRGNVPTTAGLRHVSFPTTSVGYALDDDGGLFRTANGGTSWKTLGTGSAARPAAVHAPSESTLLAIGPRGVRRSTDGGETFSPVRARAISRAALYGAAAPRGAIVAWGPTTFARSRDGGRTWTTLRKPGGTRRARSGMRIALVAFSSADAALLLDRAGTVWRTTNGGRTWSTLPAIGTSAIDGLVVDDDRTAYVVPRRFGEVEGGYLLRTTDGGATWQPQLVVREAINGIATSGSATDYLLGGSSQLLSSTTGGSAGRRSTLTLATSRRTLRKPAPVTVTGRLRPAGPAARVTVSMREPGGRWRSQTVDVASNGTFASRWRVARGTTTFVAQWSGDFTSAGAGSRVLTVTARAPPRRSGGRGRRGRRG; encoded by the coding sequence ATGTTCTTGAAGCGCGCGTTGACCGCGTCGCTGCTCGCTGCCGCGCTCGCCGCGCCGGCGAGCGCGAGCGCAAACGTGCAGGTCGGCTCGTCGGGCTGGGAGTGGGGCAACCCGCTGCCGCAGGGCAACACGCTGCGCGCGACGTCATTCGCCGGCACGACCGGCTACGCCGTCGGCGACTTCGGCACGCTGCTGAAGACGACCGACGGCGGCGGGACGTGGAGCGGGCTGCGCGTCAGCACGTTCGCGCCGCTCACGATCGTGCAGACGCTCGATGCGAACACGGTCCTGGCCGGCGGCGGCTGCGTCGCGCGGCGCTCGACCGACGGCGGCAGAACGTTCACGTCGATCGCGTTCACGCCTGTGGAGACGAGCTGCCGAGCGTCGCTGACCGACATGTCGTTCGCGTCGCCGACCGTCGGCTTCCTGCTGCTCAGCGACGGCAGCGTCTTCTCGACCGACGACGGCGGCACGCAGTTCACGCCGCGCACCGCCGTCCCGGGCACCGCGGCGGCGGGCGGCAGCGTCGCGCCGGCCTCGGTCGCGTTCACCGGTCCGGCGACCGGCTTCGCCGCCACCACCGACGGCCGCATCTTCGCGACGACCGACGGCGCGGTCTCCTGGAGAGTCGTCGCCGAGACCGGCCGTGCGATCCGCCAGCTGTCGTTCGCCGACCCGGCGCACGGCTTCGCGGTCGGCCAGAACGGCCTCTTCGCGCGCACGGTCGACGGCGGCCAGAGATGGACGCCGAAGGATCTCGGCGCCGGCGCGCTGGACTACACGGCGATCCGCTGCGCGAACGCGGAGCTGTGCGTGCTGAGCACCGCGACCGGCGCGCAGCTCGTGCGCACCTCCGACGCAGGCGAGACGGCGGGCGCGGTGATCACGCCGTCGACCGACCCGATCTACGCGGCGGCGTTCGCCTCGCCGACCCGCATCGCGGCGGTCGGCGCGAGCGGCTCGACCGTCGTCTCCGACGACGCCGGCACGACGTTCAGAGCGATCGGCGGACGGCTGACCGGCAGCTACGGCGCCGTCTACGACGGCGCCGCGCGCGGCAGCGCGTTCGCCCTCGGCGAGGCGGGCGCACTCGCCAAGACGCTCGACGGCGGCCGCACGTGGACGCGCGGAAACGTCCCGACGACGGCCGGTCTGCGCCACGTCTCGTTCCCGACGACGTCCGTCGGCTACGCCCTCGACGACGACGGCGGGCTCTTCCGCACCGCCAACGGCGGCACGAGCTGGAAGACGCTCGGCACGGGCAGCGCGGCGCGCCCGGCGGCGGTCCACGCGCCGAGCGAGAGCACACTGCTGGCGATCGGCCCGCGTGGCGTGCGGCGCTCGACCGACGGCGGCGAGACGTTCTCCCCGGTGAGAGCGAGAGCGATCTCGCGCGCCGCGCTGTACGGCGCCGCCGCGCCGCGCGGCGCGATCGTCGCGTGGGGTCCGACGACGTTCGCGCGCAGTCGCGACGGCGGCCGCACGTGGACGACGCTGCGGAAGCCGGGGGGCACCAGAAGAGCGCGCAGCGGGATGCGGATCGCGCTGGTCGCGTTCTCCTCCGCCGACGCCGCGCTCCTGCTCGACCGCGCCGGCACGGTCTGGCGCACCACGAACGGCGGACGCACATGGAGCACCCTGCCGGCGATCGGCACGAGTGCGATCGACGGGCTGGTGGTCGACGACGACCGCACCGCCTACGTCGTGCCGCGGCGGTTCGGCGAGGTCGAGGGCGGCTATCTGCTGCGCACGACCGACGGTGGCGCGACCTGGCAGCCGCAGCTCGTCGTCAGAGAGGCGATCAACGGCATCGCGACGTCGGGCAGCGCGACCGACTACCTGCTCGGCGGCAGCTCGCAGCTGCTCTCCAGCACGACGGGCGGCAGCGCCGGCAGACGCTCGACGTTGACGCTCGCGACCTCGCGGCGGACGCTGCGCAAGCCGGCGCCGGTCACGGTCACCGGGCGGCTGCGCCCGGCCGGCCCCGCCGCGCGCGTGACCGTCTCGATGCGCGAGCCGGGCGGCCGCTGGCGCAGCCAGACCGTCGACGTCGCCTCCAACGGCACGTTCGCGTCGCGCTGGCGCGTCGCACGCGGCACGACGACGTTCGTCGCGCAGTGGTCGGGCGACTTCACGTCCGCCGGCGCCGGCTCGCGCGTGCTGACGGTGACCGCGAGAGCGCCGCCGAGAAGAAGCGGTGGGAGAGGACGCAGAGGACGGCGCGGCTAG
- a CDS encoding ABC transporter permease subunit — protein MSAVTAPEPAGFGTAAPRTGADVRPGLARLTKVELRKMTDTRAGFWLLVTVALLTLAIVAIVCISGDAADHTFDNMLEVALAPSSVLLPIVGILVVTSEWTQRTSLITFALVPQRERVLAGKLLAGAVLALLALVVALIAAAIGTLVMSPDVDDVWSLQLGLLGQDVIAMVTGMFTGVAFGAMLLATAPAIVLYFALPIAFGAIGSISALNDVAEWVDASRALAPMTSELLSGTQWARALVALAVWVALPLAIGLWRFLRGEVR, from the coding sequence ATGAGCGCCGTGACCGCCCCCGAACCCGCCGGCTTCGGCACGGCAGCACCGCGGACGGGCGCCGACGTGCGCCCCGGCCTCGCACGCCTGACGAAGGTCGAGCTGCGCAAGATGACCGACACGCGCGCCGGCTTCTGGCTGCTGGTGACCGTCGCGCTGCTCACGCTCGCGATCGTCGCGATCGTCTGCATCTCGGGCGACGCCGCAGACCACACGTTCGACAACATGCTCGAGGTCGCGCTGGCGCCGTCGAGCGTCCTGCTGCCGATCGTCGGCATCCTCGTCGTCACCTCGGAGTGGACGCAGCGGACGTCGCTGATCACGTTCGCGCTCGTCCCGCAGCGCGAGCGCGTGCTCGCGGGGAAGCTGCTCGCCGGCGCTGTGCTGGCGCTGCTCGCGCTCGTCGTCGCGCTGATCGCCGCGGCGATCGGAACGCTCGTGATGTCGCCGGACGTCGACGACGTCTGGTCGCTGCAGCTCGGGCTGCTCGGGCAGGACGTGATCGCGATGGTCACCGGGATGTTCACCGGCGTCGCGTTCGGCGCGATGCTGCTCGCGACCGCGCCGGCGATCGTCCTCTACTTCGCGCTGCCGATCGCGTTCGGCGCGATCGGCTCGATCTCAGCGCTCAACGACGTCGCCGAGTGGGTCGACGCTTCGCGCGCGCTCGCGCCGATGACGAGCGAGCTGCTCAGCGGCACCCAGTGGGCGAGAGCGCTCGTCGCGCTCGCCGTGTGGGTGGCGCTTCCGCTCGCGATCGGCCTCTGGCGCTTCCTGCGCGGCGAGGTGCGCTGA
- a CDS encoding fatty acid desaturase family protein — protein sequence MTSTAPQLTPQQLDAFGRELDAIRERVVADLGERDASYIRKVIKAQRGLEVGGRGLLFLSAFPPAWIAGTVALSLSKILDNMEIGHNVMHGQYDWMNDPAVNGQRFEWDSACPSEQWRHSHNYMHHTHTNILGKDRDIGYGVLRMSEDQRWHPYYLGNPLYAAVLAAFFQWGVAFHDLEMDRIAAGKTGWRDKLEMVGAIWRKGRRQALKDYVFFPLLAGPAAPTTLTANVTANFVRNVWAFMIIFCGHFPDGVEEFTEEETAGESRGAWYRRQLLGSANLTGGPLFHVMSGNLSHQIEHHLFPDLPAHRYGELAVEVREICERYGLPYNAGPLHKQFGSVVRKIVRLALPDGGKDGAREPAHAPAAVGRPPRELAAA from the coding sequence ATGACGAGCACCGCACCGCAGCTCACGCCGCAGCAGCTCGACGCCTTCGGCCGCGAGCTGGACGCGATCCGCGAGCGCGTCGTCGCCGACCTCGGCGAGCGTGACGCCTCCTACATCCGCAAGGTGATCAAGGCGCAGCGCGGCCTCGAGGTGGGCGGCCGCGGCCTGCTGTTCCTCAGCGCCTTCCCGCCCGCCTGGATCGCCGGGACCGTCGCGCTGTCGCTCTCCAAGATCCTCGACAACATGGAGATCGGCCACAACGTGATGCACGGCCAGTACGACTGGATGAACGATCCCGCCGTCAACGGCCAGAGATTCGAGTGGGACAGCGCCTGCCCCTCCGAGCAGTGGCGCCACTCGCACAACTACATGCACCACACGCACACGAACATCCTCGGCAAGGACCGTGACATCGGCTACGGCGTGCTGCGGATGTCCGAGGACCAGAGATGGCATCCGTACTACCTCGGCAACCCGCTCTACGCGGCGGTGCTGGCCGCGTTCTTCCAGTGGGGCGTCGCTTTCCACGACCTCGAGATGGACCGCATCGCGGCGGGCAAGACCGGCTGGAGGGACAAGCTGGAGATGGTCGGCGCGATCTGGCGCAAGGGCCGCCGCCAGGCGTTGAAGGACTACGTCTTCTTCCCGCTGCTCGCCGGCCCCGCCGCGCCGACGACGCTGACCGCGAACGTGACCGCCAACTTCGTCCGCAACGTGTGGGCGTTCATGATCATCTTCTGCGGTCACTTCCCCGATGGCGTCGAGGAGTTCACCGAGGAGGAGACGGCCGGCGAGTCGCGCGGCGCGTGGTACCGCCGCCAGCTGCTCGGCTCCGCCAACCTCACCGGCGGTCCGCTCTTCCACGTCATGAGCGGGAACCTCAGCCACCAGATCGAGCATCACCTCTTCCCCGACCTGCCCGCGCACCGCTACGGCGAGCTGGCGGTCGAGGTGCGGGAGATCTGCGAGCGCTACGGGCTGCCGTACAACGCAGGACCACTGCACAAGCAGTTCGGCAGCGTGGTCCGCAAGATCGTGCGCCTCGCGCTGCCGGATGGGGGGAAGGACGGCGCGCGCGAGCCCGCACACGCTCCCGCGGCGGTCGGGAGACCGCCGCGGGAGCTGGCCGCGGCCTAG